From Paraburkholderia sabiae, a single genomic window includes:
- a CDS encoding transposase, with translation MTRLARHYVPEQPQHVILQGLTGPAFLDEGDYLYFLACLADAARVADLAVHAWVLMPEAVQFLVTPSYESSVGMAMQAVCRRYVETFNRRHGRRGAMWRGGYRATVIEPDRYFLLASQVIDHAPVRNRLVAEPGNYQWSSYTHHIGMRVDSFIKDHSLYSALGNTPVERQQAYRDLGARPIDECEVDNLMQSTLNGWVLGSAAYCEWAAQTANRRLMPLLLRDRQPQPSQDTRPRMPGIGRRKTGKETSLV, from the coding sequence ATGACACGGCTTGCACGGCACTACGTCCCAGAACAACCGCAGCACGTTATCTTGCAGGGACTCACGGGGCCCGCATTCCTCGACGAGGGAGACTATCTGTACTTCCTCGCCTGCCTGGCGGACGCCGCACGCGTCGCCGATCTGGCAGTCCACGCGTGGGTGCTCATGCCCGAGGCAGTACAGTTCCTCGTCACACCTTCATACGAGTCGAGCGTCGGCATGGCGATGCAGGCGGTCTGCCGTCGCTATGTCGAGACCTTCAATCGACGCCACGGACGCCGCGGTGCAATGTGGCGCGGCGGATACCGAGCAACAGTGATCGAGCCCGACCGATATTTCCTGCTCGCGAGCCAGGTCATCGATCATGCGCCCGTGCGCAACCGACTCGTGGCCGAGCCGGGAAATTATCAGTGGTCGAGCTATACGCATCACATCGGGATGCGCGTCGATAGCTTCATCAAGGATCATTCGCTCTACAGCGCGCTCGGCAATACGCCCGTCGAACGCCAGCAGGCTTACCGCGATCTCGGTGCGCGACCGATCGACGAATGCGAAGTGGACAACCTGATGCAGTCGACGCTCAACGGATGGGTGCTCGGCAGCGCCGCTTATTGCGAGTGGGCTGCACAGACGGCCAATCGGCGCCTGATGCCGCTGTTGCTGCGCGACCGGCAGCCGCAGCCATCGCAGGATACGCGCCCTCGCATGCCCGGGATCGGCAGAAGAAAAACGGGGAAGGAAACGTCGCTGGTCTGA